A window of the Jeotgalibacillus aurantiacus genome harbors these coding sequences:
- a CDS encoding ABC transporter ATP-binding protein, with amino-acid sequence MNTQEKVLDVKGLKVSFFTDDGEVPAVDDIDFYVRKGEVLGIVGESGCGKSVTSLSVMGLIPSPPGKIVGGSIKLNDEELTKASEKRMRQIRGNDVAMIFQEPMTSLNPLFTIGNQLMDSMLIHKKGNKREAKKRAIDMLKLVGLPRAEELMNDYPHQLSGGMRQRVMIAMAMVCDPKLLIADEPTTALDVTIQAQILKLMKRLNVELNTAIMLITHDLGVVAETCERIVVMYAGKVVETGPAIDIFKDPQHPYTRGLIQSVPDMRYKKQRLYSIPGNVPKPGSIKTGCRFADRCEFAFDRCRQEDPPLYHTAEGRSTRCFLFDEKEGAAHDNRATVES; translated from the coding sequence ATGAACACGCAGGAAAAGGTGCTTGACGTCAAAGGGCTCAAGGTTTCCTTCTTCACAGACGATGGGGAAGTACCGGCAGTTGATGATATTGACTTTTATGTCCGAAAGGGAGAAGTCCTTGGTATTGTTGGTGAATCAGGGTGCGGAAAAAGTGTAACATCATTATCCGTCATGGGTTTGATTCCAAGTCCTCCAGGTAAAATTGTCGGAGGCAGCATTAAATTAAATGATGAAGAATTAACAAAAGCTTCTGAGAAGAGGATGCGGCAAATCAGAGGAAATGATGTAGCCATGATTTTTCAGGAGCCGATGACATCGCTGAATCCGCTTTTTACAATTGGAAATCAGCTGATGGACTCGATGCTTATACATAAAAAAGGGAATAAACGAGAAGCGAAAAAACGGGCGATCGACATGCTGAAGCTTGTCGGTTTGCCTCGTGCCGAAGAATTGATGAATGACTATCCGCATCAGCTGTCAGGTGGAATGAGGCAGCGTGTCATGATTGCGATGGCGATGGTGTGCGATCCGAAGCTGCTGATTGCAGATGAGCCGACAACGGCATTGGATGTAACCATTCAGGCCCAGATTCTGAAGCTGATGAAACGTCTGAATGTAGAGCTGAACACTGCTATCATGCTGATTACACATGATCTTGGAGTTGTTGCTGAAACATGTGAGCGGATCGTTGTTATGTATGCAGGGAAGGTCGTTGAAACAGGCCCTGCAATTGATATTTTCAAAGATCCACAGCATCCATATACCAGAGGATTAATCCAATCAGTACCGGACATGAGATACAAAAAGCAGCGGCTTTATTCGATTCCGGGCAATGTACCAAAACCAGGCTCAATCAAAACAGGGTGCCGCTTTGCAGACCGCTGTGAATTCGCATTTGACCGTTGCAGACAGGAAGACCCGCCACTGTATCATACGGCGGAAGGCCGCTCCACAAGATGTTTCCTGTTCGATGAAAAGGAGGGCGCAGCTCATGACAACAGAGCCACTGTTGAAAGTTGA
- a CDS encoding ABC transporter ATP-binding protein, whose amino-acid sequence MTTEPLLKVENLKKHFPVRGGILGKEVGSVKAVEGVSFTVHKGETLGIVGESGCGKSTTGRMLLRLIEPTDGKVYFEGQDVTTLSTSEMRKLRRDMQMVFQDPFASLNPRHTVEKILEEPLKVHGIGTPKERKQKVRELLEIVGLSSYHAKRYPHQFSGGQRQRIGIARALMTRPKLIIADEPVSALDVSIQSQVLNLMQDLQKEFQLTYIVIAHDLGVVRHISDRVGVMYLGKMAELADSERLYENPLHPYTQALLSAVPIPDPLFEKESVVLEGDIPSPANPPSGCTFHTRCPFKMDVCAQKVPELREHESGHYVACHLYTENGSAASQNTKVLEEGKHE is encoded by the coding sequence ATGACAACAGAGCCACTGTTGAAAGTTGAAAATCTTAAGAAGCATTTCCCTGTTCGCGGGGGAATCTTAGGTAAAGAAGTTGGCAGTGTAAAAGCAGTTGAAGGTGTATCGTTTACCGTACATAAAGGTGAAACGCTTGGCATCGTTGGTGAGTCAGGCTGCGGCAAATCGACAACAGGACGCATGCTTCTCAGACTGATTGAGCCGACTGATGGAAAGGTTTACTTTGAGGGTCAGGATGTCACGACATTAAGTACATCTGAAATGCGTAAGCTTAGACGTGATATGCAGATGGTGTTCCAGGACCCGTTTGCTTCACTCAATCCAAGACATACGGTTGAAAAGATTCTCGAAGAACCGTTGAAAGTCCATGGAATTGGTACGCCTAAAGAACGTAAACAGAAAGTACGTGAATTACTTGAAATCGTTGGGCTCAGCAGTTATCACGCCAAGCGTTATCCACACCAGTTCAGTGGTGGACAGCGTCAGCGGATTGGCATCGCCCGGGCACTGATGACCCGTCCGAAATTAATTATTGCGGATGAGCCCGTCTCAGCGCTGGATGTATCGATTCAATCCCAGGTGCTGAACCTGATGCAGGATTTACAAAAAGAATTTCAGCTTACGTATATCGTGATCGCTCATGATCTCGGTGTCGTTCGCCATATAAGTGACCGTGTCGGTGTGATGTATTTAGGTAAAATGGCTGAGCTTGCTGATAGTGAAAGGCTTTATGAAAACCCATTACACCCTTATACGCAGGCATTATTATCAGCCGTGCCGATTCCGGATCCACTGTTTGAAAAAGAGTCTGTTGTGCTTGAAGGAGATATTCCAAGTCCAGCGAATCCGCCATCAGGCTGTACATTCCACACAAGATGTCCATTTAAAATGGATGTTTGTGCCCAAAAGGTTCCCGAGTTGAGGGAGCATGAATCAGGACATTACGTTGCCTGCCATTTATATACAGAGAACGGCAGTGCAGCGAGTCAAAATACAAAAGTACTTGAGGAGGGAAAGCATGAATAA
- a CDS encoding ABC transporter substrate-binding protein, producing MNKKAWLLFFVLLLTVSTALFGCSSEDGASEDGSGNDGGGDSAEETQDTLVFGRGGDSVGLDPITVTDGESFKVTKNIFDTLISFGEQDTEIQPGLAAEWEVSEDGLTYTFMLQEGVTFHDGTEFNADAVVFNFDRWANGTEDKFYYYKSMFGGFGDDEGHVIESVTAVDDLTVEIKLKRPQAPFLKNLAMSPFGIASPAALEELGDEGFNEAPVGTGPFKFVEWRRNERIVIEKNEDYWQEGYPKLNQVIFRSIPENSARLNALLNNEIDLADGINPSDAAQIEGNDQLQLFERPSMNVGYLGLTATREPFDDPKVRQAMNHAIDRQAIVDAFFEGRAEVAKNPMPPVIAGYNDEIEGYEYDPEKAKQLLEEAGLGDGFEMELWAMPVPRPYMPDGQKVAEAIQSNLADVGITAEIVTYEWATYLEKARMGEADAFLLGWTGDNGDADNFLYVLLDQDNIGSNNYTYYENQEVHDLLIQAQSETDEDARNQLYMEAQELIHADAPWVPLAHSTPLMAGSAALQDFVAHPTGSDDLHKVYFE from the coding sequence ATGAATAAGAAAGCATGGTTATTATTTTTCGTATTGCTTCTTACGGTCTCAACTGCATTATTTGGTTGTTCCAGTGAGGATGGGGCGTCAGAAGACGGCTCAGGAAATGATGGGGGCGGCGATTCTGCTGAAGAAACACAAGATACACTTGTCTTTGGACGTGGGGGCGACTCAGTCGGACTTGATCCAATTACAGTAACAGACGGTGAATCTTTCAAAGTAACGAAAAACATCTTTGATACACTGATTTCCTTCGGTGAACAGGATACTGAAATCCAGCCTGGACTTGCTGCAGAATGGGAAGTGTCTGAAGATGGTCTGACTTATACTTTCATGCTTCAGGAAGGTGTAACATTCCACGATGGTACTGAATTTAATGCGGATGCGGTTGTGTTCAACTTTGACCGCTGGGCTAATGGAACAGAAGATAAGTTCTACTACTACAAATCAATGTTTGGTGGATTCGGTGATGATGAAGGGCACGTAATTGAATCCGTTACAGCGGTCGATGATCTGACTGTTGAAATTAAGCTCAAGCGTCCACAGGCGCCATTCCTTAAGAATCTTGCAATGAGCCCGTTTGGAATTGCAAGCCCGGCTGCACTTGAAGAATTGGGTGATGAAGGGTTTAATGAGGCACCTGTAGGTACAGGTCCATTCAAGTTTGTTGAGTGGAGAAGAAATGAGCGTATTGTGATTGAGAAAAATGAAGATTACTGGCAGGAAGGTTATCCAAAGCTGAACCAGGTTATTTTCCGTTCAATTCCTGAGAACTCAGCACGTCTGAATGCGCTATTGAATAACGAAATTGATCTTGCTGACGGTATCAACCCGAGTGATGCTGCACAAATCGAAGGCAATGACCAGCTGCAGCTGTTTGAACGCCCATCGATGAATGTTGGTTACCTTGGTCTTACTGCAACTCGCGAACCATTTGACGATCCAAAAGTACGTCAGGCGATGAACCACGCAATTGACCGTCAGGCGATCGTGGATGCATTCTTTGAAGGTCGTGCTGAAGTAGCGAAAAACCCTATGCCACCAGTTATTGCAGGATACAATGATGAAATTGAAGGCTACGAATACGATCCTGAAAAAGCAAAGCAGCTTCTGGAAGAAGCAGGTCTTGGTGACGGGTTTGAAATGGAGCTTTGGGCAATGCCGGTTCCACGTCCTTACATGCCAGATGGACAAAAAGTTGCTGAAGCGATTCAGAGTAATCTTGCTGATGTAGGGATTACTGCTGAAATCGTAACATATGAGTGGGCTACTTACCTTGAGAAAGCACGTATGGGAGAAGCTGATGCATTCCTTCTTGGATGGACTGGAGACAACGGTGATGCTGACAACTTCCTTTATGTTCTATTAGATCAGGATAATATCGGAAGCAACAACTATACGTACTACGAAAATCAGGAAGTACACGATCTGTTAATTCAGGCTCAGTCTGAAACAGATGAAGATGCACGTAATCAGCTGTATATGGAAGCACAAGAGCTGATTCATGCGGATGCTCCTTGGGTACCACTTGCACACTCTACGCCTCTGATGGCAGGGTCTGCAGCACTTCAGGACTTCGTTGCTCACCCAACTGGCTCTGATGATCTTCACAAAGTATACTTTGAATAA
- a CDS encoding ABC transporter permease, which translates to MLQYIIRRLLQLIPVLLGMTFIVFLIIRAIPGDPALVILGQQATEEAVAALRASLGLDEPWYVQYFQYLGNLFTGDLGESIRTRTPVNEEIWPYLATTFELSFFAILIAVIIGVNAGIISAWFQNSWFDYTAMILALVGVSMPIFWLGLMMQYQFSLQWDWLPTSGREDVRDPVTAITNLYLLDTLIQGRFDQFWTVLKHLIMPGIALATIPMAIIARMTRSSMLEVMKSDYIRTARAKGEKMFWVVYKHSLKNAVIPVLTVIGLQTGLLLGGAILTETIFSLPGIGRYIYEGISSRDYPVIQSGILVVAFIFVMINLIVDILYSIIDPRIRYN; encoded by the coding sequence ATGCTTCAATACATCATTAGAAGATTGCTGCAGCTCATACCGGTATTACTCGGAATGACGTTTATCGTGTTTTTAATTATACGGGCGATTCCCGGAGACCCTGCATTGGTGATTCTGGGACAGCAGGCTACAGAGGAAGCCGTGGCCGCATTAAGGGCATCTCTTGGTTTGGATGAACCATGGTATGTTCAATATTTTCAGTATCTTGGTAACTTGTTTACAGGAGACCTTGGGGAATCAATCCGGACGCGTACCCCTGTAAACGAAGAAATCTGGCCTTATCTTGCTACAACGTTTGAGCTTTCATTTTTTGCGATTTTAATTGCCGTTATTATTGGAGTTAATGCGGGGATTATCTCAGCATGGTTTCAAAATTCATGGTTTGATTATACAGCGATGATTTTAGCACTTGTAGGTGTGTCAATGCCTATCTTCTGGCTTGGTCTGATGATGCAGTATCAGTTTTCCCTGCAGTGGGACTGGCTGCCGACATCAGGTCGTGAGGATGTTAGGGACCCTGTAACTGCTATTACAAATTTGTACTTACTCGATACATTAATCCAGGGCAGATTCGATCAGTTCTGGACGGTGCTTAAGCATCTGATCATGCCGGGTATTGCACTTGCAACCATTCCAATGGCGATCATTGCGCGTATGACAAGGTCAAGCATGCTTGAGGTCATGAAATCAGATTATATTCGTACTGCACGTGCGAAGGGTGAAAAAATGTTCTGGGTTGTTTATAAGCACTCTCTCAAGAATGCTGTTATTCCAGTTCTGACAGTAATCGGTCTGCAGACAGGATTACTGCTTGGAGGAGCAATTCTGACAGAAACCATTTTCAGCTTGCCTGGTATAGGACGCTACATCTATGAAGGTATTTCATCCCGTGACTATCCGGTTATTCAATCAGGCATTCTGGTCGTTGCCTTTATTTTTGTCATGATCAATCTGATTGTCGATATCCTTTACTCAATTATTGATCCTAGGATTCGCTACAACTGA
- a CDS encoding ABC transporter permease produces the protein MQEPPAPVQPQEENISPWKEGWRKFRKNKIALVGTSIVLFFVLMAIFAPWIAPQGINEQDLPNRLQPPSSEFWFGTDDFGRDIFSRVVYGARISLTVGFLAVVGSAAVGSLLGILAGYYGRWVDTIISRLFDIMLAFPSILLAIAVVSILGPSLRNALIAIAIINIPNFGRLIRSRVLSVKEEEYIMAAKAIGMSDARILFSHVLPNSMTPIIVQGSLAVATAILEAAALGFLGLGAQVPQPEWGAMLAASRALLVQAPWTLFFPGLAIMLAVLGFNLMGDGLRDALDPKMKT, from the coding sequence ATGCAGGAGCCGCCAGCTCCAGTGCAGCCACAAGAAGAAAATATTTCTCCATGGAAAGAAGGATGGAGAAAATTCCGCAAAAATAAAATTGCTCTAGTAGGGACGAGTATTGTTTTGTTCTTTGTCCTGATGGCAATCTTTGCACCATGGATTGCTCCTCAGGGAATCAATGAACAGGACCTGCCAAATCGTCTTCAGCCGCCATCGTCTGAATTCTGGTTTGGAACCGATGATTTTGGCCGTGATATTTTCTCACGTGTTGTGTATGGAGCGCGAATCTCTCTGACCGTTGGATTTCTGGCGGTAGTCGGGTCTGCAGCTGTTGGAAGTCTGCTTGGCATTCTGGCAGGATATTATGGACGCTGGGTAGATACGATTATTTCACGTCTATTTGATATCATGCTGGCGTTTCCTAGTATTCTGTTAGCGATTGCGGTCGTTTCAATTCTGGGCCCTTCACTGCGCAACGCGCTAATTGCCATTGCGATCATTAATATACCGAACTTTGGACGACTAATCCGATCGAGAGTACTAAGCGTAAAAGAAGAGGAATATATTATGGCAGCGAAAGCAATTGGGATGAGTGATGCACGGATTTTATTCTCACACGTTCTGCCGAATTCAATGACACCAATCATTGTACAGGGATCACTTGCCGTTGCAACAGCCATACTGGAAGCAGCAGCATTAGGATTCCTCGGGCTTGGTGCTCAGGTACCGCAGCCGGAGTGGGGAGCCATGCTTGCAGCGTCCCGTGCCTTGCTTGTACAGGCGCCATGGACACTTTTCTTCCCTGGTCTTGCCATCATGCTTGCAGTACTGGGCTTTAACCTGATGGGTGACGGGCTGCGTGACGCACTTGATCCAAAAATGAAAACATAA
- the mscL gene encoding large conductance mechanosensitive channel protein MscL, with product MLKEFKEFAMRGNVLDLAIAVVLGAAFGKIVTALVENIITPLIGIVMGGVNFSGLALTIGDAAVTYGVFIQAIIDFIIVAFAIFLFVKLLNRLKRKEEAKEAVPVPDPQIELLREIRDLLKEEKTL from the coding sequence ATGTTGAAGGAATTTAAAGAATTTGCGATGAGAGGAAACGTCCTGGATCTTGCGATTGCGGTTGTTCTCGGTGCAGCATTTGGAAAAATTGTAACCGCACTTGTTGAGAACATCATCACTCCGCTGATTGGCATTGTGATGGGTGGTGTCAATTTCTCAGGGCTGGCACTGACGATTGGCGATGCAGCTGTTACATATGGTGTGTTTATCCAGGCTATTATTGACTTTATTATTGTGGCGTTTGCTATTTTCCTGTTTGTGAAGCTGTTGAACCGACTCAAGCGGAAAGAAGAGGCGAAGGAAGCTGTTCCTGTGCCTGATCCACAGATTGAGCTTTTGCGTGAAATCAGGGATTTGTTGAAAGAGGAGAAGACTTTGTAG
- a CDS encoding alpha/beta fold hydrolase → MLHYRTYQNNESLPWVTFIHGAGGSSSIWFKQIKEFRKHFNVIVVDLRGHGQSERGRWKKGDTFKEISKEVIDVLNHLHVKQSHFIGISLGTIVVQTITSEFPQYVRSQILCGAIIKLDIRTKFLLWFGRTTKRFIPYMLLYKLFAWIIMPNRRHEESRLAFVNSAKKMCQKEFIKWFSLTKMINPYLSKLQLDHKGIPTFFVMGQEDYLFRAPVEELVRRDQSLQYITIRRSGHVCNIDQPEEFNLQTIDYIYKLENKSKQLATG, encoded by the coding sequence GTGCTTCATTACAGAACCTATCAAAATAACGAATCTCTTCCATGGGTTACTTTTATTCACGGTGCCGGTGGAAGCTCAAGCATCTGGTTTAAACAAATCAAGGAATTCAGAAAACATTTTAACGTCATTGTTGTTGACCTTCGTGGTCACGGCCAGTCAGAGCGCGGCCGCTGGAAAAAGGGAGATACGTTTAAAGAGATCTCAAAAGAAGTCATTGACGTATTAAATCATTTACATGTAAAGCAATCTCATTTTATCGGAATCTCTCTTGGAACCATCGTTGTTCAGACGATTACAAGCGAGTTCCCTCAATATGTCCGCTCACAGATCTTATGCGGGGCGATTATCAAGCTTGATATCCGCACCAAGTTCCTGTTATGGTTCGGCCGGACAACGAAACGCTTCATTCCATACATGCTTCTGTACAAGCTGTTCGCCTGGATCATTATGCCAAATCGCCGGCATGAAGAATCCCGTTTAGCGTTTGTCAATTCTGCTAAAAAAATGTGTCAGAAAGAGTTCATCAAGTGGTTCTCACTCACAAAGATGATTAATCCTTATTTATCAAAGCTGCAGCTTGATCACAAAGGAATCCCGACATTTTTTGTGATGGGACAGGAGGATTACCTCTTCCGTGCTCCCGTAGAAGAGCTTGTCAGACGCGACCAGTCACTTCAGTACATTACTATCCGACGTTCCGGTCATGTTTGCAACATCGATCAGCCGGAGGAATTTAACCTTCAGACAATTGACTATATTTATAAGTTGGAAAACAAAAGTAAGCAATTAGCTACAGGGTAA